ATCATTTGTTAGATTCGCGTTCCTATAAAAGCAAACCTCTCAACCTTATGGATTTACATTCACCTTTAAGAACGAACCCCTAAATCTTGTGGCACCAGCAGTAGGAGTGATTCTGGTCATATATCTTCCTTGTGCCCCCAGAGTCAGAGCAGGCGACACACGCATTTGCATCACTTGCGAGTTCACCGTAAAGGTTCCCCCAGACACCACACTCATATTAGCTGTGCCAGAATCATCTGTGCTGACCAGCAACGAGATATCGGATTGGTCCCCAAGAGACTCCGTTCTTGCTAACGTATGAAAGTAAACCTGTGGACTTGTAAAACTATCTAAGTCTAAGAAAGCCCGTTCTTGCGTTAAAGACGCCTGTGTTGTAATTCCTTCCGCATAAGAGTTCATTCTAAATACAGACTGAGCCTTTTTCAGGTTTTTCAGCTTCACCCACAGACCTGCTTTATACAAACTTACACTTCCATCATCGCAGTTCAGTTCGCAACGAATCACTGCACGATAAAATTGGTTTTCATTAGGCACACCAAAATATGTTGCTCCTTCATTAAAGGGAATCGACGCCATGGCGATATTAGGACTTACAAATCGTGTCTCTGTCATAGGCACCAGCGCATTGGTGTTGATGTTCTGTAACCCTAATAACCCTTGTGATGTACCCTGAGTGGCCACTAAAGCTTCTAACTCCCAAGCGTTGTACTCTTCGATCTTATAAAGAGATTGAGCCTGACGTTGGAACCATAATGACTGATCGTATTCAGAGTAGTTGGTACTCGACGTTGTGTAAACCGATTGCAAAGCATCCTCAGTTGAATTTCCATCTAATGCCAATAACGGATAATACAACTTAGTTTTGGTGGCATTCACTTGATTGACCAAAATTCGAGCCGCAAAAACATTTAAATCTGAATTGTAGGTGGTGCCTGACAACAGAACACGGTACACATCACGACCTGCATTTAAAACCACTGTCGTTCTTAAGCGAAGAGCTTCATTTTGATTTGCAGGAACAATGATACTTCCTACAATATTGTCACTGCTATCTACAATAGAAACAGCTCGCGATACGGTATCAAAATTACTGGCAATAATTTCAAACTCATAATTTTGAACCCCATCATAGTCAGTAGAATCAAAGGACACCTGCGATCTTGCAAAAACCAAATCTTCAAGACCTGAAGAGGCTAATGCAATGTCTAGCATTTCTATTGGGACTTGCAGTTTAATATGTCCGCTGGTCACAAGTGAGGCTTCATTCGATACGATAGCACTCCCTGCTCCTGACATAACGGCTTCAACAACATAAAAATACTGCTTACTCGACTCTACATGTTCATCAACAAAGCTGTCTACCGTCACATTTCCAATAGGTCCGTAAGGTCCACCAGAAATTTCACTACGAAGAATTCTGTAAGAATCTGCTCCAGCCACTAGGTTCCAGCTTAAATTGACTCCTGTAGGCACATTCGCTGCAACTAAGTTAAATGTCGGTGCCACTATCGTGACTGCAGCAACATCAGAATCTAGCGAAGGAACACCAGATGAGTTAATGGCTGTGATTTTATAATAATAAGTCTGTGACGAAGATACAGTGGCATCAACATAGGTGTCTACAAGACCAGTAACTTGAGCTATTTCGGCAAATGGTCCACTTGGATTTGTAGATCGCCAAACCTTGTATCCTACAACATTAGGAACAACAATCCATTGCAAGTGCACAGAAGATAAAGTCAATGCTTGTGCGAAAAATCCTTCTGGTTTTAATGGAGCTGATCCTGCACTGACAGCATCAGACACTGCGGATTGTGACATCTTAATTCCACTGGACCTAATGCCTTGATATTTATAGTAGTAGGTTTGCAATGGATCTATACTGCTGTCTGTATAACTTGTTGAAGAGTGGTTAGGAACAAGCACAGAAAAGTCGACACCATTATCCGATCTCCATATAGTATACCCTACAGCAGAAGGAACACTCGCCCATGTTACAGAAATAGAATTTGTAAGAGGAAGAGCCTCTGCTAAGGGCTTAGGTGGCTGCGCTTGTACATACAGAGTTGCTTCATTAGACGCCGCACTTTCTACGCTTCCATTTACGGCTTTAACTATAAAATAATAGTTGGTGTTTGCGGATAGTCCACTAACAGTCACTCCATTAGTACTACTTGTTGTTAAGTGAATAGAAGAATACATCCCTGAACTTGTGGAAACATAAACATTATATCTATTTCCACCTCGAGTTCCAATCCACGATAAGACCGCTTCAGTTCCTGTACCATTATTTTCAACCACTAAGTTTGAAGGGGCCAAAGGCGTTAGACCAGGAGTCACACCCGTGGTCATCGGTGTGAACATTTCTAGCACTCCATAGTCCACTTCCAAACGATAAAAATAAATTTGACCATTGCTGACTGTGGTGTCTACGTAGCTTGACGAGGTATAACCCGCCACTAGAGTAGTAAAGCTCACACCATCTAAAGATCGCTGAATCTTTACACTGGTGGCCCCCGCTGGCAACGACCAGCTCAATTCAATCTGTCCATCACCCTGAATTGTGGCAGGAGCTTGTGATGGGGCTTGGTAAGTCCAAATTGACACGGCGGCGGATTCATATCGATTCTCGCCAATGTTAGCCGCCACTTTGATAAACACCTCTGTCGCTGGAGTAAATCCAGAAACATTGGCACTGGTGGCAGCAGTAGTCTGCCTTAAAGTATAAGGTCCTGCAGCATTTGTGGCTGAATATAAAGTATAATTCGTTGCAGTTGCTACTCTTGGCCACTCTGCACGTACTGTTGTGGAATTCACAAGAGACAACGACACATTTGAGGGCATAATTGCCAAAGTGCTTATCCCAGAGACCACGGCCGATCTTGTGCCCATATCATTATTGTCAAAGTTAAACCTAGCTGCCACTCGATAGTAATAGCCCTTGTTCGGATCAATAGATGAGTCCGTGTAAGATGACAAAGTTGTATTATCAATAGCAACAAAACCACCATTGGCATTTTCTGACCTATAAACAATATAATCGGATGCCCCAGCCACATTATTCCAACTTAAATCTAAATGGTCATCGTATGCCGTTAACCCCAAACCTAAAATAGGCGAATTTCTGTACATCACCACATTGCTTTCTGCAGATTCAGTATCTCCCCAATTTGCCGTTACTTTGTAATAATTAGTTCCCGCCACTGTGGCTGGATTTTGTACATAGGCATTAGTATATGTACCTGGAAGTTTAGTAAAAGGACCCGATGGGTTTGTTGCCCTATAGAGATTAAATCCATTATAATAATGAGGTGGCGTCCACGACAGCAACACATCTCCTGTCTCGCCAGTGGTTAATGTCAAATTCATAGGACCTGCAGGAGATGCGGCCGCTGTGGCCCCTTTAATATCTGAATTGTGCCCTATGAAAACTTTAATCGGATTTCCTTCAACGATCTCTGTAACGTAAGCTTGCAAATAATAATAAGCCCCACTGCCATTAGGAATAGAATCCACATAACTATTGGTGGTGAGTCCCGTTGCAATTTTCACGTAATCCCCATCATACCTGTCAGACCTAAAAAGATCGTAGTATGTGGTATAGGAACTTAACCTTGATGGTTTAGACAAAGTATTCCAAGACATGATGATTTTATTATCACCACCCTCAACCGTCAGAGTAGAAGGACTTGAAGTAGGATAAACACCAATAAAATTGGCAGGAACAGAAATGTCATCACCCCACGCTGTTGTCACTGTAAAATAATGGATCCTACCGTCATAGTTATTGTAACATCTCACAGCTTTAGTATCTGTGGTTGAGGCTACTACTGTGGCGATCGCTGGATTATTTTCAGCATCATAAATATTAAATCTTTCATAATGGGAAGGGGCTGTCCAAGACATCTCTACCCCACCACCACTACAACTACCGATATCTTTAGGCACTAATGAAAAGTTTAGTGGCGCATCAGGAACCTGTCTTGGAACCGCAGACGCTACATTTGATTGCAAACTAACTCCTGATGGATTTTGAGCTGTCACAATATAGTAATACGTCTGTCCATCTGTAAGACCATAATCTGTGTAGGTTGTTGTTGTGATCGAAACACCTAAATCTACAAATGGACCTGCGTACTGTGTAGATCGTCCAATTTTATAAACCATGTTTTGTGGGAAACCACTCCACGCCAGACGCACTCTTTGACTTGTAGCATGTGCCGTTAAATTCGCCGCTTGAATAGGTGGAGGAGCACTGGTGGTCACAGATGCCACATCTGAGTTTTGGCTTCGTCCCGTATTGTTACTTGCAAAAACACGGTAATAGTAAGTGGTGTTGTCACTCACATGAATGTCTCTATACAGATTTGATAATAGCCCTGTAGTCACAATAGTAAAAGGTCCGTCCGCATATAGAGATCGTTCTACTGTATACGTAGGAACAGGTCTCGAAGTTGTATCTGGAATCCATTGAAAAGAAACAGATCCATCCGAATTATTAAAAGCTCCCATAACTTGTGGAGCTTGATCGTAATGCACATAAGTGATCAACTCTGCACAGTTTGAAAGTGTTCCCACTTCATTCACTGTTTGCCCATATAAAGTGGTGCTTGCATTTTCTGGAACTTCCACAGCGAATCCGCTTCCCATAAATGCTGTCGGCGAACCCGTTGCCAATAAGTCTGTACACGTTGCATTGGTATACACCGACATACTCACTTTATTCATAAAATCATGGGAAAATGTAAAATTACCTGAAATAAGAATTTTATTATTATAAGATGGGGGCTCAGGTGTCACAGAATAAAAAACTGGAGCACCTGGAACCAACGCATTATGGGTGTAATCTGTTAGGAAAGTACATGCCGTTGCATTCCCCGCAGCATCAAATGATCGAGCATAAATATTAGAAATATTGTTGGGAGGAAGATTTAATAAAATTCCCGTTGTTGAAAACTCTTCTGGGGTTCCCTCTCCAATATTATTAGAACACATACTGCTATCATAAAGCACCACACGATTAGGCACTAATTGACTGGCCATATTATGTAAAGCCTGTCCAAAAATAAGAGGTTCATAAGACTGATTATTGGGAGACAACGGCGTTGTGCTGGTATAGGTCGGATCAATAGGAGGGACAGTGTTATGAATATACTGAGTGATCAATACACATTGTGATGGGTTTCCATAAACGTCTACGGCTCTTCCATAAATATCTGTGGTTGAATTTGCAGACAAGGTCACTTGCACACCTGATGCTGTAAATCGACCTCTGGTTCCTGACCCTAAAAGCGAGGTGCATGACATATCTGAATATAAAGACACTGTGGCAATACTACTGTCAGCTGTACCTATAATGCTGGGAGTGGTACTGGCATTAGAAGGTGATGTAGGAAAACTTCCATAAAATCCTGGAGCTGGAGCCTCAACCGTAGAATGATCATAGGTCGCAAAGAATGTACACTCAGAAATGTTTCCTTCCAAATCTGAAGCCTGCACATAAATTGCCGTGATGGCGTTATCATCGACAGACACTTCTATGCCCAGACCAGGATCGACTAATTCATCTGCTGTCCCCGACCCGATCACTACTAAACATTCTGAATCTTTGTACATCACTAAATTCGTAGTGCGAGGCTCAACGGTTCCAAAAAGATGAGGTGTCGTACTGGAATTATTAGGAGAGGCAGGAAAAGAGTGGGTGAATGCAGGTGGATCAGGAGGAATAATATTATACATGTATTGGGTCAGAAGCAGACAAGGTGATCCATTATTAGCATGATCAAAAGCCTTCACATAGATGGACGTCTCTTCGTTGGTCTTCACACCCACTGCCACACCCAAGCCTTCAAATTCGGCTTTAGTGCCCATACCAATCATATTATTACAAATGTGAGAATCATAAAATTCCAGTCTCGTAGTATCTGCCGAACTAAAACCTTTCATTCTCGGTAGTGGAGTCACATTACTCGGTGATGTGGGGTCAGCTGAACTAAACGTGGGATTTACAGGAGCAATATTATCATGGGTGTATTGGCTTAAGAGCACACACACCGAAGGATTGTTCATATCATCAAAAGACTGAGCGTAAAGTGATGTTGTAGAGTTTGCCGTCAACTCCACTTGAAAGCCTGTTGTGGCAAATTCTGTAGGACTTCCCTCTACAAGCAAGTTAGAACATGCAGGGTTTCTATAAACTCTGATCACTTCTGAGTCTACCCCACCTTGAATACGTAACGTTGGACTCACGACTTGGTTACTTGGAGACAAAGGCACAATAGATAAAAGTTGTGGTGGGTCCGACAGGGCATCAGAGTGTTTAAATTCTGTAAGCCTTGTACACGCTGAATACTGATCTAAGTTGTCTTTAGTGCGCGCATAAATTTCTGTAGTTGTATTGGGTGTCAAAGTTAAAACAATACCTGTGCTTGAAAATGCACTTCTTGCTCCTACCGCTAATGGGTCCGTACATGCTATATCACTGAAGAACTCAATGGTTGAAGTCAAAGGAAATGCTGTTCCTGAAAGTATAGGTGAAAATGTGTCTCTGGATGGAGACGCTGGAATCATACCTGAAAGCACAGGCACATCAGGCTCTAAAACAGGGACTTCGTAAGCCACAACAAGATCACAACTGGCTTGGGTTTGAACACTGACATAAATATCAACCGTAGGGTCTCTGGGCAGTACCAAGTCTATACCCTGGGCTCTAAACGCATTGATTGTCATCTGTCCCAAAGGCACACCCATGCAGTCTGAATTGCTATAAAAGTGTAAGAGGTCTAAACCTAAATGCCCCGATCCCACCATACTGCCATCTGCATGTACGTTAAGAGTATGAAGATTATAATCCGTAACACTGATGGTACTAAAAAGAACAGGAGATTCGCTTGATGGTTTTTCTGCTAGCTTTCCGTCGCGACACGAAGATAGGCCTAAACTTACTGAAAGCAGCAAGAAAAGCCAGTGTAATTTTAGGTCACGTACCAGAACTAACATTTGTTTATTAACCCCTATAATCCCAATAAGGTATGCAATTCCCCACTGGAGTTATCCAATACCAATATATCCAAAGTTCCATCTTTATTGACGTCTCTGATATACACCTTATCTGCAGACGCATTGACGGGAATGGTTTTTGTCGTGCTATAAGTACCCGTTGCAGTACCGTAAAGAATAGTCAGTTCACGCTCAGGACCATTACTCACAATAATATCTTCTGTCCCATTATTATTAAAATCACCCTTTGCCATACTGGTAGGTTGAATTCCTGCCGTGAAATCTTGTTTAGGCTGGAAGGTGCCGTTACCATTACCTTTTAAAATACTCACCGTTGAGTCCATTGAATTTGACACAGCTAAATCTACAAAAGCATTATTATCAAAGAAGCCCGCAAGAATCGCATTAGGACTTGCACCCACAGCGATAGGAGTTGCAGGTAAAAATGTCCCATTACCATTGGCGATCAGAATACTTATGCTATCCCCTGACTGATTATTCACAGCAAGGTCTAAGTGCATATCTGAATTGAAGTCCGCAGCCACAATACCCATAGGCTGTGCCCCGACTGGTAAGTCCGAACGCACAGGATAACCTGTGTCTTGAGCCAAGAAAATAGAAATAGAATTACTACCACTATTGGTGGTCACGATATCTAATCGACCATCATGATTTAAGTCCTCGATAAGCAGAGCAGAAGGAGCAAGTTGAGTCGGATAAGATTGTGGAGACTGGAACGTTCCATTGCCATTGCCTAAATAAATTCTAAAGGCATTTAAATTTGAAAGAGTAAGCACCACATCTAAATGTCCATCCTGATTCAAGTCCACAACCACAAGGTCAGAAGGGCTTCCACCCAATGCCACGCTTCCCAAAGAAGAGTACATTCCGTTTCCAAGTCCTTTTAAAATCAAAAGTGCATTTGCAGAAGCATCCGCAACAATTAAATCTAAAATTCCATCTTCATCAAAATCGCCACTGGCCAGTACAGCAGGGGCTGACCCTACACTCATTTTATATCCAAACTCGGCATTTTGATTAGGTAAGACTTGTACTTTGGATTCTGAATTTGAAGACAGAATCAAATCAGGCGTACCATCTCCATTTAAATCTTCTAAACTTAACGCTAACACGCTAGGCATGGTTTCAAACATACTACTTAAATCAAAAGCTCCATTGCCAAAACCAATGAAAACAGAAATTGTGGCTTCATCGGCGTTAGACACCACAAGGTCTAAAATTCCATCCGAATCTATGTCTCCTGTAGCCATGGCTAAAGGCATAAGACCTGTCGAAGCTGTGATGGCCCCATTAAAAAATCCATTTTGATCATTGATATGAACAGCAACTTGATTATCTATACTGTTCAGAACAGCCACATCTAGGTAACCATCCAGATCAAAGTCGGCGGCTAAGATATCCGCAGGCGCTGTACCCACAGGCATTGTGCCATTAGAGATAAGTTCTCCCGAAGCATCACTAAGAAGCACGGTGAAATTGTCATCCGACGCATCTAAAACAACTAGGTCATCCCCATACAATTGATCAAAATTTCCCACTGCTGCTTTGATAGGGAATGATCCCACACCACGAAATGCAGGGGCCGAGAACCCACCCATACCATCACCAAGCCGTACCGTTACAAGACCCGAAGAAGAAAAGATAAAAGCTAAATCTTTATATCCATCACCGTTAAAGTCCCCAGCTACACCAGATGTGATGGCTCCCTCAAGGCCATCTAACGCACGGTAAGATACAGGTGCAAAGGTCCCATTACCAATTCCCTCTAAGAATCCATATTGACCCACACCATTACAGGTTACGATGATATCTTTATCACCATCACCATTAAAATCTTCTAAAATAAAATCACTGACACCCAAGCATAGACTTACAATCTTATAAGTGAATCTAAACAATCCATTGCCCGCACCGAGCATCACACTGATAGAGCGTTCGTTGGCATTTAAAACCAAAACATCTTTATGGCCGTCTCCATCCAGATCAGAATCACTGATGATTTTTCCAGCACCACTTCCCGCAGTAAAAATGCTATCAAAATTATTGGTGTTCTTATTGATAGATCGAACCTGAAAGTTCAGTTTTGGCCTTCCACTCCCTGCCACATCAGGCAAGTCTCCTAAAACAGGTTTAACCGCCACATACGAACGCACCGAAGAAACACCTTGGCGCACATTCATCTGTACAAAACCCTGCGCATCTGTACGTTGTACGATAGAGTCTAGCAACTCAACTTGCCCAGCTACAGTTTGAAAGGTCACATCCACGTTAGACACTGGGTTTTCGTATCTGTCCACAAGCTGAGCCATCAGAGGAGTGAGCAACTCTAAGCCGATTTGTCTTTGTTGGTTGTCACCACTCACTGGAGCAAAAACAAAATGATCTGGAGCATCAGCGATCACCTGAATTTGAACACCTCGCTCATAACCCAAATCGTCTCTCACACGAATCAGATCAAAACCCGTAGCACCCGTAGATGTGGTTCCTGCCGTATAAGTAGAAGTTCCTCCATCCCAGGTTCCACCAGAAATGTTATTCACAACATCAATAGTGTAAGGAGGTGTTCCTCCTGTGACACTCAGCACTTGGCTTGTGCCCACCACCATTTGGAAGTTATTAGGAGTGACCTCTAAGTTTCGTCTTTGCCAAACGAATTGCATACTTGCAGTATTACCAGCAGGGTCTTCTTGACGAACTTCAATGTTATAATCTCCATCAAAACTTCTGGAAAAAGTAAATGAAAATTGCGAATCTACACAGATCATGGAATCACTGGCATCAAGACCCAGTGCAATTGTATTTCCCGTAATACATCCACCGCTGATCAATAAATCAAATTGTGAAGAAGAGTAAACGCCACCCACAGGAGCCACATTGGGTTGAGTGACAGTCGGAGCAGGAACACTGGTTCTTCTTAACCATAACACTTGTGCTCCAGGAGACAGTTTGCCATTTTTTCTTTGGGCGACATTAAAGTAATAATCCCCATCTGAAGGCATCGTCACGTTAAAACTGTAAGAACTTTCTGAACATGGAGTTTGCAGATTCGCAGCTCCACTAAGAATCACCATTGTATCTGTCTGACATAAACCTTGGATAATAAAAGTATTATCATTGGAATAGTAAGGGCTGTAAGCGGGTACAGCAATAGTGGGACTGGCCAACTGATTTCCAGTTGACCCTTGTTTGACATCCACATTGCCTTTACAAGCAGATATCAAACTTATTAAAATCCCAAGTACTATACTTTTTTTCAACCTACGCTCCTTAATGCTCGCAATCTTTTTCCTCTCAACTTATTTTGGTACACGCACTAATCTGTTCGAGTCCGTATCCGTAATGTATAAGAAGTGATTGTCTCCACTTAACATTCCTCTAGGACCAGAGAATCCACCTAGGGTCATACTTTGAGCCACGCTTCCGTTTTGACACCAACCTGGTGTATGAATTGTAGCCCCAGCACAACCAGGATCACCCGCTGTTGGAGGCGTAGTAGCACTCACGCCCCCTTGCCATCCCACAATGGTTCCTGTCGCTTTATCCATTTTCCACATTGCCATAGTGTTATCCGTATCTCTTGTACAAGGCGCACCGTTGGCTCCGTATAAATAATTATCATCTCCCCAAATGGCCACAGGGTAAGAACAGTTATGACCACCAATCGCACCCACATCTGCAGGAGCACTTCTCCACGTGTTGGTGTACTGATCTTGACGGGCTCGTGCTGCGGCTACAAATTCTCCGTTAAGAGTCCATTTATCAATACGTTGGGCTCTAGTGTTAGTGATATAGAGGT
This portion of the Pseudobdellovibrionaceae bacterium genome encodes:
- a CDS encoding fibronectin type III domain-containing protein, with translation MLVLVRDLKLHWLFLLLSVSLGLSSCRDGKLAEKPSSESPVLFSTISVTDYNLHTLNVHADGSMVGSGHLGLDLLHFYSNSDCMGVPLGQMTINAFRAQGIDLVLPRDPTVDIYVSVQTQASCDLVVAYEVPVLEPDVPVLSGMIPASPSRDTFSPILSGTAFPLTSTIEFFSDIACTDPLAVGARSAFSSTGIVLTLTPNTTTEIYARTKDNLDQYSACTRLTEFKHSDALSDPPQLLSIVPLSPSNQVVSPTLRIQGGVDSEVIRVYRNPACSNLLVEGSPTEFATTGFQVELTANSTTSLYAQSFDDMNNPSVCVLLSQYTHDNIAPVNPTFSSADPTSPSNVTPLPRMKGFSSADTTRLEFYDSHICNNMIGMGTKAEFEGLGVAVGVKTNEETSIYVKAFDHANNGSPCLLLTQYMYNIIPPDPPAFTHSFPASPNNSSTTPHLFGTVEPRTTNLVMYKDSECLVVIGSGTADELVDPGLGIEVSVDDNAITAIYVQASDLEGNISECTFFATYDHSTVEAPAPGFYGSFPTSPSNASTTPSIIGTADSSIATVSLYSDMSCTSLLGSGTRGRFTASGVQVTLSANSTTDIYGRAVDVYGNPSQCVLITQYIHNTVPPIDPTYTSTTPLSPNNQSYEPLIFGQALHNMASQLVPNRVVLYDSSMCSNNIGEGTPEEFSTTGILLNLPPNNISNIYARSFDAAGNATACTFLTDYTHNALVPGAPVFYSVTPEPPSYNNKILISGNFTFSHDFMNKVSMSVYTNATCTDLLATGSPTAFMGSGFAVEVPENASTTLYGQTVNEVGTLSNCAELITYVHYDQAPQVMGAFNNSDGSVSFQWIPDTTSRPVPTYTVERSLYADGPFTIVTTGLLSNLYRDIHVSDNTTYYYRVFASNNTGRSQNSDVASVTTSAPPPIQAANLTAHATSQRVRLAWSGFPQNMVYKIGRSTQYAGPFVDLGVSITTTTYTDYGLTDGQTYYYIVTAQNPSGVSLQSNVASAVPRQVPDAPLNFSLVPKDIGSCSGGGVEMSWTAPSHYERFNIYDAENNPAIATVVASTTDTKAVRCYNNYDGRIHYFTVTTAWGDDISVPANFIGVYPTSSPSTLTVEGGDNKIIMSWNTLSKPSRLSSYTTYYDLFRSDRYDGDYVKIATGLTTNSYVDSIPNGSGAYYYLQAYVTEIVEGNPIKVFIGHNSDIKGATAAASPAGPMNLTLTTGETGDVLLSWTPPHYYNGFNLYRATNPSGPFTKLPGTYTNAYVQNPATVAGTNYYKVTANWGDTESAESNVVMYRNSPILGLGLTAYDDHLDLSWNNVAGASDYIVYRSENANGGFVAIDNTTLSSYTDSSIDPNKGYYYRVAARFNFDNNDMGTRSAVVSGISTLAIMPSNVSLSLVNSTTVRAEWPRVATATNYTLYSATNAAGPYTLRQTTAATSANVSGFTPATEVFIKVAANIGENRYESAAVSIWTYQAPSQAPATIQGDGQIELSWSLPAGATSVKIQRSLDGVSFTTLVAGYTSSSYVDTTVSNGQIYFYRLEVDYGVLEMFTPMTTGVTPGLTPLAPSNLVVENNGTGTEAVLSWIGTRGGNRYNVYVSTSSGMYSSIHLTTSSTNGVTVSGLSANTNYYFIVKAVNGSVESAASNEATLYVQAQPPKPLAEALPLTNSISVTWASVPSAVGYTIWRSDNGVDFSVLVPNHSSTSYTDSSIDPLQTYYYKYQGIRSSGIKMSQSAVSDAVSAGSAPLKPEGFFAQALTLSSVHLQWIVVPNVVGYKVWRSTNPSGPFAEIAQVTGLVDTYVDATVSSSQTYYYKITAINSSGVPSLDSDVAAVTIVAPTFNLVAANVPTGVNLSWNLVAGADSYRILRSEISGGPYGPIGNVTVDSFVDEHVESSKQYFYVVEAVMSGAGSAIVSNEASLVTSGHIKLQVPIEMLDIALASSGLEDLVFARSQVSFDSTDYDGVQNYEFEIIASNFDTVSRAVSIVDSSDNIVGSIIVPANQNEALRLRTTVVLNAGRDVYRVLLSGTTYNSDLNVFAARILVNQVNATKTKLYYPLLALDGNSTEDALQSVYTTSSTNYSEYDQSLWFQRQAQSLYKIEEYNAWELEALVATQGTSQGLLGLQNINTNALVPMTETRFVSPNIAMASIPFNEGATYFGVPNENQFYRAVIRCELNCDDGSVSLYKAGLWVKLKNLKKAQSVFRMNSYAEGITTQASLTQERAFLDLDSFTSPQVYFHTLARTESLGDQSDISLLVSTDDSGTANMSVVSGGTFTVNSQVMQMRVSPALTLGAQGRYMTRITPTAGATRFRGSFLKVNVNP
- a CDS encoding VCBS repeat-containing protein — protein: MKKSIVLGILISLISACKGNVDVKQGSTGNQLASPTIAVPAYSPYYSNDNTFIIQGLCQTDTMVILSGAANLQTPCSESSYSFNVTMPSDGDYYFNVAQRKNGKLSPGAQVLWLRRTSVPAPTVTQPNVAPVGGVYSSSQFDLLISGGCITGNTIALGLDASDSMICVDSQFSFTFSRSFDGDYNIEVRQEDPAGNTASMQFVWQRRNLEVTPNNFQMVVGTSQVLSVTGGTPPYTIDVVNNISGGTWDGGTSTYTAGTTSTGATGFDLIRVRDDLGYERGVQIQVIADAPDHFVFAPVSGDNQQRQIGLELLTPLMAQLVDRYENPVSNVDVTFQTVAGQVELLDSIVQRTDAQGFVQMNVRQGVSSVRSYVAVKPVLGDLPDVAGSGRPKLNFQVRSINKNTNNFDSIFTAGSGAGKIISDSDLDGDGHKDVLVLNANERSISVMLGAGNGLFRFTYKIVSLCLGVSDFILEDFNGDGDKDIIVTCNGVGQYGFLEGIGNGTFAPVSYRALDGLEGAITSGVAGDFNGDGYKDLAFIFSSSGLVTVRLGDGMGGFSAPAFRGVGSFPIKAAVGNFDQLYGDDLVVLDASDDNFTVLLSDASGELISNGTMPVGTAPADILAADFDLDGYLDVAVLNSIDNQVAVHINDQNGFFNGAITASTGLMPLAMATGDIDSDGILDLVVSNADEATISVFIGFGNGAFDLSSMFETMPSVLALSLEDLNGDGTPDLILSSNSESKVQVLPNQNAEFGYKMSVGSAPAVLASGDFDEDGILDLIVADASANALLILKGLGNGMYSSLGSVALGGSPSDLVVVDLNQDGHLDVVLTLSNLNAFRIYLGNGNGTFQSPQSYPTQLAPSALLIEDLNHDGRLDIVTTNSGSNSISIFLAQDTGYPVRSDLPVGAQPMGIVAADFNSDMHLDLAVNNQSGDSISILIANGNGTFLPATPIAVGASPNAILAGFFDNNAFVDLAVSNSMDSTVSILKGNGNGTFQPKQDFTAGIQPTSMAKGDFNNNGTEDIIVSNGPERELTILYGTATGTYSTTKTIPVNASADKVYIRDVNKDGTLDILVLDNSSGELHTLLGL